Proteins encoded within one genomic window of Streptomyces kaniharaensis:
- a CDS encoding nucleoside/nucleotide kinase family protein, producing the protein MNEDRLTDLALGLLRGPGSNARTILGLAGPPGAGKSTLARHLVAEVERSEGPGSAAYVPLDGFHLSAAQLDRLGLTHRKGAPTTFDAHGYVALLRRIATDRFQDIYVPDFDRTLDEPVAASHVIRPHTRLVITEGNYLASIDTPWPDARRLLRELWYVDTDDALREERLLRRHRNGGRDETTARHWVTGNDHPNGEYVKAGRPLCTRIVPGTGLPEAPDRGSVL; encoded by the coding sequence ATGAACGAGGACCGCCTCACCGACCTCGCCCTCGGCCTCCTCCGGGGCCCGGGCAGCAACGCCCGCACGATCCTCGGACTTGCCGGCCCACCCGGCGCCGGCAAGTCCACCCTGGCCCGGCACCTGGTCGCCGAGGTCGAGCGGTCCGAAGGCCCCGGCAGCGCGGCCTACGTCCCGCTGGACGGCTTCCACCTTTCGGCTGCCCAGCTCGATCGCCTCGGCCTGACCCACCGCAAGGGCGCCCCCACGACCTTCGACGCCCACGGTTACGTCGCCCTGCTCCGCCGGATCGCCACCGACCGCTTCCAGGACATCTACGTCCCCGACTTCGACCGGACCCTCGACGAACCGGTCGCCGCCAGCCACGTCATCCGCCCGCACACCCGCCTCGTCATCACCGAGGGCAACTACCTCGCGTCCATCGACACCCCCTGGCCGGACGCCCGCCGCCTGCTCCGAGAACTCTGGTACGTCGACACCGACGACGCCCTCCGCGAGGAGCGCCTGCTCCGCCGCCACCGCAACGGCGGCCGCGACGAGACCACCGCCCGGCACTGGGTCACCGGCAACGACCACCCCAACGGCGAGTACGTGAAGGCCGGCCGTCCGCTCTGCACCCGGATCGTCCCCGGGACGGGTTTGCCCGAGGCGCCGGACAGGGGTAGTGTTCTCTAG
- a CDS encoding S66 peptidase family protein: protein MDQHPTTPGRGLTRPPHLRPGDRVAVVAPSGPIDPQRLTTGCAILRSWGLRVTVAPHVLDTHPALGYLAGTDADRAADLQAAWIDPTVDAVICARGGYGVHRMVDLLDWHAMAAAPPKPFIGFSDATSLHEAFAQRLGLATLYGPMSAAASFIADGPTADHLRRTLFDPAATTVLTAPTATPLVQGRARGVTAGGCASVLAAERGTPAARASYAGSILILEDVNEQPYQLDRILTQLLRSGVFGGATGVALGSWDGCGRPERVQAVMRDRLGPLGIPVLWELGFGHSPSTLTVPLGVPALLDADAGTLTLEVPALAAR from the coding sequence ATGGACCAGCACCCGACCACGCCCGGCCGAGGGCTGACCCGCCCGCCGCACCTGCGCCCCGGGGATCGCGTCGCCGTGGTCGCCCCCAGCGGACCCATCGACCCACAGCGGCTCACCACGGGCTGCGCGATCCTGCGCTCCTGGGGGCTGAGGGTCACCGTCGCCCCGCACGTCCTCGACACCCACCCTGCTCTCGGCTATCTCGCCGGCACGGACGCCGACCGCGCCGCCGACCTCCAGGCCGCCTGGATCGACCCCACCGTCGACGCCGTCATCTGCGCCCGCGGCGGCTACGGCGTCCACCGCATGGTCGACCTGCTCGACTGGCACGCGATGGCCGCAGCCCCGCCCAAGCCCTTCATCGGCTTCAGCGACGCCACCTCCCTGCACGAGGCCTTCGCCCAGCGCCTCGGCCTCGCCACGCTGTACGGGCCGATGAGCGCCGCCGCCTCCTTCATCGCCGACGGCCCCACCGCCGACCACCTGCGTCGCACCCTCTTCGACCCCGCGGCCACCACCGTGCTCACCGCACCCACCGCCACCCCGCTCGTCCAGGGCCGCGCCCGCGGCGTCACGGCGGGCGGCTGTGCCTCCGTCCTCGCAGCCGAACGCGGAACCCCGGCCGCCCGGGCGTCGTACGCGGGCAGCATCCTGATCCTGGAGGACGTCAACGAGCAGCCGTACCAGCTCGACCGCATCCTCACCCAGCTGCTGCGCTCCGGAGTGTTCGGCGGCGCCACGGGTGTCGCCCTCGGTTCCTGGGACGGCTGCGGACGGCCCGAGCGGGTGCAGGCCGTCATGCGCGACCGGCTCGGGCCGCTCGGCATACCCGTTCTCTGGGAGCTGGGCTTCGGCCACAGCCCGTCCACGCTCACCGTTCCGCTCGGCGTCCCCGCCCTGCTCGACGCCGACGCGGGCACGCTCACCCTGGAGGTGCCGGCCCTCGCGGCCCGGTGA
- the trpS gene encoding tryptophan--tRNA ligase, with amino-acid sequence MTTATIPAAPATTAHTAAPAFTADPTVHRVLTGDRPTGPLHLGHYFGTLQNRVRLQRQGVEMFVVIADYQVITDRDSADRLAEHTENLVLDYLAAGLDPDRATIFTHSAVPALNQLLLPFLSLVSVSELSRNPTVKDEIAHSGQAAVNGLMFTYPVHQAADILFCKANLVPVGQDQLPHLEVARTVARRFNERYPHADGSAVFPRPEALLSDAPLLLGTDGGKMSKSRGNAVSLGATEDETARLIRGAKTDTDRRIGYDPVNRPEVASLVLLAALCQDRTPEEIAAELGDGGSAVLKRTVTESVNEFLRPMRDRRAELATDRGYLRQVLRDGAERANAVADATLAEVRAVMGSI; translated from the coding sequence ATGACCACCGCGACCATTCCCGCCGCCCCGGCGACCACCGCCCATACCGCCGCCCCGGCATTCACGGCAGATCCGACCGTCCACCGCGTCCTGACCGGCGACCGCCCCACCGGCCCGCTCCACCTCGGCCACTACTTCGGCACCCTGCAGAACCGGGTCCGCCTCCAGCGCCAGGGCGTCGAGATGTTCGTCGTCATCGCCGACTACCAGGTGATCACCGACCGGGACAGCGCCGATCGGCTCGCCGAACACACCGAGAACCTCGTCCTCGACTACCTCGCGGCCGGTCTCGACCCCGACCGCGCCACGATCTTCACCCACAGCGCAGTCCCTGCCCTCAACCAGCTGCTGCTGCCCTTCCTCAGCCTGGTCAGCGTCTCCGAGCTGAGCCGCAACCCCACCGTCAAGGACGAGATCGCCCACTCCGGCCAAGCCGCCGTCAACGGACTGATGTTCACCTACCCCGTCCACCAGGCGGCCGACATCCTCTTCTGCAAGGCCAACCTCGTCCCCGTCGGACAGGACCAGCTGCCCCACCTCGAAGTCGCCCGCACCGTCGCCCGCCGCTTCAACGAGCGCTACCCGCACGCCGACGGCAGCGCCGTCTTCCCCCGCCCCGAGGCCCTGCTCTCGGACGCCCCGCTGCTCCTCGGCACCGACGGCGGAAAGATGAGCAAGAGCCGTGGCAACGCCGTCTCCCTCGGCGCCACCGAAGACGAGACCGCCCGGCTGATCCGCGGCGCCAAGACCGACACCGACCGCCGGATCGGCTACGACCCGGTCAACCGGCCCGAGGTCGCCAGCCTCGTCCTGCTCGCCGCGCTCTGCCAGGACCGGACACCCGAGGAGATCGCCGCCGAACTCGGCGACGGCGGCTCCGCTGTTCTCAAGCGCACCGTCACCGAGTCCGTCAACGAGTTCCTCCGCCCGATGCGAGACCGTCGCGCCGAACTCGCCACCGACCGCGGCTACCTCCGGCAGGTGCTGCGTGACGGCGCCGAGCGGGCCAACGCCGTCGCCGACGCCACCCTCGCCGAGGTCAGGGCCGTGATGGGGTCGATCTGA
- a CDS encoding NUDIX hydrolase yields MRRLLRPRKRVPRQAARTVVLAEDDSVFLLRSDNSEVGVHWTMPGGGLEPGETPWTGARRELWEETGWTDLEPGPLLCTWEHDFTWHGTPVRQHEHIYLTRGPHRGPVGDVSAVHAVDRILDWRWWTPADLAHEHADALWPPRLPELLVHVRTGWAVDGRTPTPVNLGYLPNVPAAR; encoded by the coding sequence ATGCGACGACTGCTTCGACCTCGCAAACGCGTTCCCCGGCAGGCGGCCCGGACGGTGGTCCTGGCCGAGGACGACTCGGTGTTCCTGCTCCGCTCGGACAACTCCGAGGTCGGCGTGCACTGGACCATGCCGGGCGGCGGGCTGGAGCCCGGCGAGACCCCGTGGACCGGCGCCCGCCGCGAACTCTGGGAGGAGACCGGGTGGACCGATCTCGAACCCGGGCCGCTGCTCTGCACCTGGGAGCACGACTTCACCTGGCACGGCACCCCGGTGCGCCAGCACGAGCACATCTACCTCACCCGCGGACCGCACCGCGGCCCGGTCGGCGACGTCAGCGCCGTCCACGCCGTCGACCGGATCCTCGACTGGCGCTGGTGGACCCCGGCCGACCTCGCCCACGAGCACGCCGACGCGCTCTGGCCGCCCCGGCTGCCGGAACTGCTCGTCCACGTCCGGACGGGCTGGGCCGTCGACGGCCGCACACCGACGCCCGTCAACCTCGGCTACCTCCCGAACGTGCCGGCGGCCCGTTGA
- a CDS encoding ATP-grasp domain-containing protein codes for MPVPAIIFPADPLNPRRPDPHFAREARLLRELGGEHHLVDHDALVAGQAEEAVRRVPQGSGPLWYRGWMLPSARYADFAAALAGRGGQLLTTPAGYAAAHELPGWYGVFDGATPPSVWIPSDGAAAPGPQELTDAVARLGGHGPAIVKDYVKSRKNEWHEACYIPELADPAAVGQVVARFVELQGEFLAGGVVLRRYEEFERASDRAGEDVRPVEARVWWLDGEPVLVGPHPDAPHHEVDPDLTGVRSLVRRLGCRFVTTDLASRADGSGWRVVEVGDGQVSDLANGIDASGLLSSLIAA; via the coding sequence ATGCCCGTACCCGCGATCATCTTTCCTGCCGATCCGCTCAACCCGCGGCGGCCTGACCCGCACTTCGCCCGGGAGGCCCGGCTGCTGCGGGAGTTGGGCGGTGAGCACCACCTGGTCGACCACGACGCGCTGGTCGCCGGACAGGCCGAGGAGGCTGTCCGGCGGGTGCCGCAGGGCAGTGGTCCGCTCTGGTACCGGGGGTGGATGCTGCCGTCGGCGCGCTACGCGGATTTCGCCGCCGCGCTGGCCGGGCGCGGCGGGCAGCTGCTCACCACCCCGGCCGGCTACGCGGCGGCGCACGAACTGCCCGGCTGGTACGGCGTGTTCGACGGGGCGACGCCGCCGAGCGTGTGGATTCCGTCGGACGGAGCCGCGGCACCCGGGCCGCAGGAACTGACGGATGCCGTGGCCCGGTTGGGCGGGCACGGGCCGGCGATCGTCAAGGACTACGTGAAGTCCCGCAAGAACGAGTGGCACGAGGCCTGCTACATCCCGGAGTTGGCCGATCCGGCGGCTGTCGGGCAGGTGGTGGCGCGGTTCGTCGAGCTGCAGGGCGAGTTCCTGGCCGGCGGGGTGGTGCTGCGCCGGTACGAGGAGTTCGAGCGCGCTTCCGACAGGGCGGGCGAGGACGTACGGCCCGTGGAGGCCCGGGTGTGGTGGCTGGACGGCGAGCCGGTGCTGGTCGGGCCGCACCCGGACGCGCCGCACCACGAGGTCGACCCCGACCTGACCGGCGTCCGCTCGCTGGTGCGCAGGCTCGGCTGCCGGTTCGTCACCACCGACCTCGCCAGCCGGGCCGACGGCTCCGGCTGGCGGGTGGTCGAGGTCGGGGACGGGCAGGTGAGCGACCTGGCGAACGGGATCGACGCATCCGGGCTGCTGTCCTCGCTGATCGCCGCCTGA
- a CDS encoding ABC transporter ATP-binding protein: MPETHGSTVEQSPSGSPARDASPEPAPEATPGAADASPEAAGWLRRLVGYCLHSRRSLVLAFGASLLGMAVTALVPLVTKLIIDDVITTHTRPLAPWAVVLLLAAAVVFGCTQVRRYYGGQLALDVQHDMRSDLFRSLGRLDGHRQDRLDTGQVVGRATSDLQLINGLLSMLPMMTGYLLMFVMSLAVMVWLSPPLTLIALVMAPALWWVTVLSRKRLFPSTWAAQQEAAAVAGVVDEAVGGVRVVKGFGQEAQELDKLEGASRHLFAARLRSIRLNARYNPAMQAIPALAQVAVLAFGGWLAVDGQVSLGTFVAFSTYVAQMTGPVRMLTMVITVGQQARAGVERVLQLIDERPLVQERPDAAILDLTLDRTLDAASDPTTRTTRTTGTPAGTVVGPRTPDVALEFDQVEFRYDADHPAPVLHGLSLTLAPGETLALVGASGSGKSTVAQLVPRFYDPAAGAVRLFGHDLRDLTLDSVRAAVGIVPEESFLFSETVRTNIAYGRPDATDEQIVAAARAAQADEFVRELPDGYDTKVGEQGLTLSGGQRQRIALARAILTDPRILLLDDATSAVDPQIEAEIHDALRSVMTGRTTLLIAHRRSTLQLADKIAVLDRGRLLDLGTHEELEARCPQYRALITDPEAGRPPRRPEPESEPAPQPAAETAAEKTAETRTPDLPTRALVKAARTADPDLLVKVAALPPATDTPAVARAEAEAGDPDFTLRRLLRPFRLPLALALLLVALDAGAGLVLPVLIRHGIDEGVSKAMMSGVAVAALAALVIVLLDWLVQSAENRVSGRTGERVLYTLRLKIFAHLNRLGLDYYERELSGRIMTRMTTDLDSLTSFLQTGVVTAVVSLLTFAGIFAALLIIDAGLALVVFAVLPLLVIATLVFRKKSRDQYEISRDLISTVNADLQENVAGMRIVQAFRRLDANTDRFVARGIAYREARVRAQLYISLYFPFVQFLSSVAAALVLIVGAARVDAGTLTVGALVAYLLYIDLFFAPVNQLSQVFDGYQQAAVGLGRIRELLRTPTTTAEAAEPVPVEKGLRGEISFEGVGFAYNGGADGAPNVLTGVDLHIPAGQTVALVGETGAGKSTLVKLVARFYDATKGTVRVDGVDLTRYDLAQYRHRLGVVPQEAYLFAGTVREAIAYGRPDATAAEVEAAALAVGAHDMIVRLSGGYDHEVTGRGRNLSAGQRQLIALARAELVDPDILLLDEATAALDLATEAAVNHAADRLSGGRTTLVIAHRLTTAERADRVVVLDHGRVVEDGTHAELLARGGAYARLWHAFIADGHPVGEEAVAAK; this comes from the coding sequence ATGCCTGAGACTCACGGATCCACGGTGGAGCAATCCCCGAGCGGCTCACCGGCCCGCGACGCGAGCCCGGAGCCAGCCCCCGAAGCGACTCCGGGGGCGGCCGACGCGAGCCCCGAGGCGGCCGGCTGGCTGCGCCGCCTGGTCGGCTACTGCCTGCACTCGCGCCGCAGCCTGGTGCTCGCCTTCGGCGCCTCGCTCCTCGGCATGGCCGTCACCGCGCTGGTACCGCTGGTCACCAAGCTGATCATCGACGACGTCATCACCACCCACACCCGCCCGCTCGCCCCCTGGGCGGTCGTGCTGCTGCTCGCCGCCGCCGTGGTCTTCGGCTGCACCCAGGTGCGCCGCTACTACGGCGGCCAGCTCGCGCTCGACGTCCAGCACGACATGCGCAGCGACCTGTTCCGTTCGCTCGGCCGGCTGGACGGCCACCGCCAGGACCGGTTGGACACCGGCCAGGTGGTCGGCCGGGCGACGTCCGACCTCCAACTGATCAACGGTCTGCTGTCGATGCTGCCGATGATGACCGGCTACCTGCTGATGTTCGTCATGTCGTTGGCCGTGATGGTCTGGCTGTCCCCGCCGCTCACCCTGATCGCCCTGGTGATGGCCCCGGCGCTGTGGTGGGTCACCGTGCTCAGCCGCAAGCGCCTGTTCCCCTCGACCTGGGCCGCCCAGCAGGAGGCCGCCGCCGTCGCGGGCGTGGTGGACGAGGCCGTCGGTGGGGTCCGCGTCGTCAAGGGCTTCGGCCAGGAGGCGCAGGAACTGGACAAGCTGGAGGGCGCCTCCCGGCACCTCTTCGCCGCGCGCCTCCGCTCGATCCGGCTGAACGCCCGCTACAACCCGGCGATGCAGGCGATCCCCGCGCTCGCCCAGGTCGCGGTGCTGGCCTTCGGTGGCTGGCTGGCCGTCGACGGGCAGGTCTCGCTCGGCACATTTGTCGCCTTCTCCACCTACGTCGCCCAGATGACCGGGCCGGTGCGGATGCTCACCATGGTGATCACCGTCGGCCAGCAGGCGCGGGCGGGCGTCGAGCGCGTCCTCCAGCTGATCGACGAGCGCCCGCTGGTCCAGGAGCGTCCGGACGCGGCCATCCTCGACCTGACCCTCGACCGCACCCTCGACGCCGCCTCCGACCCGACGACCCGTACGACCCGCACGACCGGGACACCTGCCGGGACCGTCGTCGGCCCCCGCACCCCCGACGTCGCCCTGGAGTTCGACCAGGTTGAGTTCCGCTACGACGCCGACCACCCCGCGCCCGTCCTGCACGGTCTGAGCCTGACCCTCGCCCCCGGCGAGACCCTGGCCCTGGTCGGCGCCTCCGGCTCCGGGAAGTCGACAGTCGCGCAGCTGGTGCCCCGGTTCTACGACCCGGCCGCCGGCGCCGTCCGCCTCTTCGGCCACGACCTGCGCGACCTCACCCTCGACTCGGTCCGCGCGGCCGTCGGCATCGTCCCCGAGGAGAGCTTCCTGTTCTCCGAGACCGTCCGCACCAACATCGCGTACGGCCGGCCCGACGCCACCGACGAGCAGATCGTCGCGGCCGCCCGCGCCGCCCAGGCCGACGAGTTCGTCCGCGAGCTGCCGGACGGCTACGACACCAAGGTCGGCGAGCAGGGCCTGACCCTTTCCGGCGGCCAGCGCCAGCGCATCGCCCTGGCCCGGGCGATCCTCACCGACCCCCGGATCCTGCTGCTGGACGACGCGACCTCCGCCGTGGACCCGCAGATCGAGGCGGAGATCCACGACGCGCTGCGCTCCGTCATGACCGGCCGCACCACACTGCTGATCGCCCACCGCCGTTCGACGCTCCAGCTCGCCGACAAGATCGCCGTACTGGACCGCGGCCGGCTGCTGGACCTCGGTACCCACGAGGAACTCGAGGCGCGGTGCCCCCAGTACCGGGCGCTGATCACCGACCCGGAGGCCGGCCGGCCGCCCCGTCGCCCCGAGCCGGAGTCCGAGCCAGCCCCACAGCCCGCCGCGGAGACGGCAGCCGAGAAGACGGCTGAGACCCGGACCCCTGACCTCCCCACCCGCGCCCTGGTCAAGGCGGCCCGCACCGCCGATCCCGACCTGCTGGTCAAGGTCGCCGCCCTCCCGCCCGCCACCGACACCCCGGCCGTCGCCCGCGCCGAGGCCGAGGCGGGCGACCCGGACTTCACCCTCCGCCGCCTGCTGCGACCCTTCCGCCTCCCGCTCGCCCTCGCGCTGCTGCTGGTCGCCCTGGACGCGGGCGCCGGCCTGGTGCTCCCGGTCCTGATCCGGCACGGCATCGACGAGGGCGTCAGCAAGGCCATGATGTCCGGGGTCGCCGTGGCCGCGCTGGCCGCGCTGGTGATCGTCCTGCTGGACTGGCTGGTGCAGAGCGCGGAGAACCGGGTCAGTGGACGCACCGGCGAGCGCGTGCTCTACACGCTCCGGCTCAAGATCTTCGCCCACCTCAACCGGCTCGGCCTGGACTACTACGAGCGCGAGCTGTCCGGCCGGATCATGACCCGGATGACCACCGACCTGGACTCGCTGACGTCCTTCCTGCAGACCGGCGTGGTCACCGCCGTGGTCAGCCTGCTGACGTTCGCCGGCATCTTCGCCGCCCTGCTGATCATCGACGCCGGCCTGGCCCTGGTGGTCTTCGCGGTGCTGCCGCTGCTGGTGATCGCCACCCTGGTGTTCCGCAAGAAGTCCAGGGACCAGTACGAGATCTCCCGCGACCTCATCAGCACCGTCAACGCCGACCTCCAGGAGAACGTGGCCGGCATGCGGATCGTCCAGGCCTTCCGCCGCCTGGACGCCAACACCGACCGCTTCGTCGCCCGGGGCATCGCCTACCGGGAGGCCCGGGTCCGCGCCCAGCTGTACATCTCGCTGTACTTCCCGTTCGTCCAGTTCCTCTCCAGCGTGGCCGCCGCGCTGGTGCTGATCGTCGGCGCCGCCCGCGTCGACGCCGGCACCCTGACGGTCGGCGCCCTGGTCGCGTACCTGCTCTACATCGATCTGTTCTTCGCGCCGGTGAACCAGCTCTCCCAGGTGTTCGACGGCTACCAGCAGGCCGCGGTCGGCCTCGGCCGGATCCGGGAGCTGCTGCGCACCCCGACCACCACCGCCGAGGCGGCCGAGCCGGTGCCGGTGGAGAAGGGGCTGCGCGGCGAGATCTCCTTCGAAGGCGTCGGCTTCGCCTACAACGGCGGCGCGGACGGCGCCCCGAACGTGCTCACCGGCGTGGACCTGCACATACCCGCCGGCCAGACGGTCGCCCTGGTCGGCGAGACGGGGGCGGGCAAGTCGACGCTGGTCAAGTTGGTCGCCCGGTTCTACGACGCGACGAAGGGCACCGTCCGGGTGGACGGGGTCGACCTCACCCGGTACGACCTCGCGCAGTACCGCCACCGGCTCGGCGTCGTGCCGCAGGAGGCGTACCTGTTCGCGGGCACGGTGCGCGAGGCGATCGCGTACGGCCGGCCCGACGCCACGGCGGCGGAGGTGGAGGCGGCAGCCCTGGCGGTCGGCGCGCACGACATGATCGTCCGGCTGTCGGGCGGCTACGACCACGAGGTCACCGGCCGCGGGCGGAACCTTTCAGCGGGCCAGCGCCAGCTGATCGCCCTGGCCCGGGCCGAGCTGGTCGACCCGGACATCCTGCTCCTCGACGAGGCCACCGCGGCGCTCGACCTGGCCACCGAGGCTGCGGTCAACCACGCCGCCGACCGGCTCAGCGGCGGGCGCACCACCCTGGTGATCGCCCACCGCCTGACCACCGCCGAACGCGCCGACCGGGTCGTGGTGCTGGACCACGGCCGGGTCGTCGAGGACGGTACGCACGCCGAACTCCTCGCCCGGGGCGGGGCGTACGCCCGGCTCTGGCACGCGTTCATCGCGGACGGGCACCCGGTGGGCGAGGAGGCCGTGGCCGCCAAGTAG
- a CDS encoding SACE_7040 family transcriptional regulator → MPNVPEASALPRRDQIRREAARLFAARGFLGVGVDEIGKAVGISGPGLYRHFAGKDAMLADLLIGISERLLEEGRRRAGGGDGPAAALDALISGHVDFALDDRDLITLHDRELLNLKEEDRRTVRRLQRGYVELWVDVVRQAYPPLAGPAAEPVARAAVHAVFGLINSTPHSLGPNPAHGERSGLQRDGMAALLHSLAHGAFSAAADAASASA, encoded by the coding sequence ATGCCGAACGTCCCCGAAGCCTCCGCGCTCCCACGCCGCGACCAGATCCGCCGGGAGGCCGCGCGGCTCTTTGCCGCCCGGGGCTTCCTCGGGGTGGGCGTGGACGAGATCGGCAAGGCCGTCGGCATCAGCGGCCCCGGCCTCTACCGGCACTTCGCCGGGAAGGACGCGATGCTCGCCGATCTGCTGATCGGCATCAGCGAGCGCCTGCTGGAGGAGGGCCGGCGCCGGGCGGGCGGCGGTGACGGTCCGGCCGCCGCGCTGGACGCGCTGATCAGCGGCCACGTCGACTTCGCTCTCGACGACCGCGACCTGATCACCCTGCACGACCGCGAGCTGCTGAACCTCAAGGAGGAGGACCGCCGCACCGTCCGCAGGCTCCAGCGCGGCTACGTCGAACTGTGGGTGGACGTGGTCCGGCAGGCGTACCCGCCGCTGGCCGGGCCCGCTGCCGAGCCGGTCGCCCGGGCCGCCGTGCACGCCGTCTTCGGCCTGATCAACTCGACCCCGCACAGCCTCGGCCCGAACCCGGCCCACGGTGAGCGCTCCGGCCTCCAGCGCGACGGCATGGCCGCCCTGCTGCACAGCCTTGCCCATGGCGCGTTCTCGGCTGCGGCCGATGCGGCGTCCGCGAGCGCCTGA
- a CDS encoding carboxyl transferase domain-containing protein yields the protein MVISTAGAPTGVHGSAAGGTTTPGAVPPGAAAPAPRLGTTVDPASEAYRSNTEAHRGLVAELREKLATAALGGGTKARARHTARGKLLPRDRVDTLLDPASPFLELAPLAADGMYGDAAPAAGVIAGIGRVAGREVVVVANDATVKGGTYYPMTVKKHLRAQEVALENRLPCIYLVDSGGAFLPMQDEVFPDRDHFGRIFYNQARLSAAGIPQIAAVLGSCTAGGAYVPAMSDQAVIVRNQGTIFLGGPPLVKAATGEVVTAEELGGGELHSRTSGVTDHLAEDDAHALSIVRNIVAGLGPRPARPWPLTPVEPPAVDPAGLYGAVPVDPRTPYDVREVIARLVDGSRFAEFKAEYGATLVTGFARIHGHPVGIVANNGVLFSESALKGAHFIELCDQRGIPLLFLQNITGFMVGRQYEAGGIAKHGAKMVNAVACTRVPKLTVVIGGSYGAGNYSMCGRAYSPRFLWMWPGAKISVMGGEQAASVLATVRRDQLEAHGEEWPAEAEEEFKRPVREQYERQGNAYYATARLWDDGVIDPMDTRTVVGLALTACANSPLPPPGPYGVFRM from the coding sequence ATGGTCATCTCAACCGCCGGCGCACCCACCGGCGTTCATGGCAGCGCAGCGGGCGGCACCACGACGCCGGGAGCCGTACCGCCGGGAGCCGCCGCTCCCGCGCCCCGGCTCGGCACGACCGTCGACCCAGCCTCCGAGGCCTACCGGTCCAACACGGAGGCACACCGGGGCCTGGTCGCCGAACTGCGCGAGAAGCTCGCCACGGCCGCCCTCGGCGGTGGCACCAAGGCCCGCGCCCGGCACACCGCGCGCGGCAAGCTCCTCCCCCGCGACCGCGTGGACACCCTGCTCGACCCGGCCTCGCCCTTCCTGGAGCTGGCCCCGCTGGCCGCCGACGGGATGTACGGCGACGCCGCGCCCGCGGCCGGCGTGATCGCGGGCATCGGCCGGGTCGCCGGGCGCGAGGTCGTCGTGGTCGCCAACGACGCCACCGTCAAGGGCGGCACGTACTACCCGATGACGGTGAAGAAGCACCTGCGCGCCCAGGAGGTCGCGCTGGAGAACCGGCTCCCCTGCATCTACCTGGTGGACTCCGGCGGCGCCTTCCTCCCGATGCAGGACGAGGTGTTCCCCGACCGGGACCACTTCGGCCGGATCTTCTACAACCAGGCCCGGCTCTCGGCCGCCGGCATCCCGCAGATCGCCGCCGTGCTCGGCTCGTGCACGGCCGGCGGCGCGTACGTCCCGGCGATGAGCGACCAGGCCGTCATCGTCCGCAACCAGGGCACGATCTTCCTGGGCGGGCCGCCGCTGGTGAAGGCCGCCACCGGCGAGGTGGTCACCGCCGAGGAACTGGGCGGCGGCGAGCTCCACTCCCGCACCTCGGGCGTGACGGACCACCTGGCCGAGGACGACGCCCACGCCCTCTCCATCGTCCGCAACATCGTGGCCGGGCTCGGCCCGCGCCCGGCCAGGCCGTGGCCGCTCACCCCGGTCGAGCCGCCGGCCGTGGACCCGGCCGGCCTGTACGGGGCCGTCCCGGTCGACCCGCGCACGCCCTACGACGTGCGCGAGGTGATCGCCCGACTGGTCGACGGCAGCCGGTTCGCCGAGTTCAAGGCCGAGTACGGCGCGACCCTGGTCACCGGCTTCGCCCGGATCCACGGCCACCCCGTCGGCATCGTCGCCAACAACGGCGTGCTGTTCTCCGAGTCGGCCCTCAAGGGCGCCCACTTCATCGAGTTGTGCGACCAGCGCGGCATCCCCCTCCTCTTCCTGCAGAACATCACCGGGTTCATGGTCGGCCGGCAGTACGAGGCGGGCGGCATCGCCAAGCACGGCGCCAAGATGGTCAACGCCGTGGCCTGCACCCGCGTCCCGAAGCTGACCGTGGTGATCGGCGGCTCGTACGGAGCCGGCAACTACTCGATGTGCGGCCGGGCCTACTCGCCTCGCTTCCTGTGGATGTGGCCGGGCGCCAAGATCTCCGTGATGGGCGGCGAGCAGGCGGCCTCCGTCCTCGCCACCGTCCGCCGCGACCAGTTGGAGGCGCACGGCGAGGAGTGGCCGGCCGAGGCGGAGGAGGAGTTCAAGCGCCCCGTCCGCGAGCAGTACGAGCGCCAGGGCAATGCCTACTACGCGACCGCTCGCCTCTGGGACGACGGCGTGATCGACCCGATGGACACCCGCACCGTGGTCGGCCTCGCCCTCACCGCCTGCGCCAACTCGCCGCTCCCGCCGCCCGGCCCGTACGGCGTGTTCCGGATGTGA